The Solenopsis invicta isolate M01_SB chromosome 12, UNIL_Sinv_3.0, whole genome shotgun sequence genome window below encodes:
- the LOC105195910 gene encoding exostosin-1, whose translation MQAKKRYLLLFVTCAFLGYCYFGGYRLKSEKWTGRSQLPYERLPSYLSLNEEFYDKDLKTSSGALAMSQRTRHCRMETCFDFTRCKQGFTVYVYPVEDVISPLYQKILNVITESRYYTSDPARACIFVLALDTLDRDPLSTEFVHNLPSKLLHLPYWNNGRNHLIFNLYSGTWPDYAEESLAFDVGYAMLAKASMSIFRHRPDFDVSIPLFGKQHPERGGESGQALENNFPNNKKYVAAFKGKRYVHGIGSETRNALYHLHNGKDLVFVTTCRHGKAWRELQDEHCQQDNQEYDTYDYEILLMNATFCLVPRGRRLGSFRFLEALRSGCIPVILSNGWALPFHERIDWTQAVIFSDERLLLQIPDILRSVSNVQILKVRQQTQFLWERYFSSIEKIVFTVFENIRERLPWEGARERIVWNTNPGALAILPQFADSQHELPFSNSNPGNTFTAIIYSQLGSTAVLYRLLRSLAKSKYLDKIILMWNSDIPVPRKPRWQGIRASIHVVAVDGISQRFYPHPLIKTSAILSLDEDATLNTDEIDFAFTVWRSFPDRIVGYPARSHYWDDSKRSWGYTSKWTNDYSIILTGAAFYHRYYNTLYTELLSSTLHKTVEQSQNCEDILMNFLVSHVTRRPPIKVTQRKLYKDTTVAGIRSPWNDPDHFIQRQTCMNTFVAVFGYMPLLRSNMRLDPVLFKDSVSNLRKKYRQIELVSN comes from the exons ATGCAAGCCAAGAAACGCTATCTATTATTGTTTGTAACATGTGCGTTTCTTGGTTACTGCTATTTCGGTGGATATCGTTTAAAAAGCGAAAAATGGACAGGCAGATCTCAGTTGCCTTACGAGCGATTGCCTTCATATTTAAGTCTAAACGAAGAGTTCTATGACAAAGATTTAAAGACATCCAGCGGGGCTTTGGCTATGTCACAGCGTACACGGCATTGCCGCATGGAAACCTGCTTCGACTTCACTAGATGCAAGCAAGGTTTCACCGTGTACGTTTACCCGGTCGAGGATGTGATAAGTCCACTataccaaaaaatattaaacgttaTCACAGAGTCGAGATATTACACGTCGGATCCGGCACGAGCATGTATATTTGTCTTAGCCCTGGATACGTTAGATAGAGATCCCTTATCTACTGAATTTGTACACAATCTCCCCTCGAAACTGCTGCATCTACCATATTGGAATAACGGAAGAAATCATCTGATATTTAACTTATATTCTGGTACGTGGCCCGATTATGCGGAAGAGTCGCTGGCTTTTGACGTGGGTTACGCCATGCTCGCTAAGGCCAGCATGTCCATCTTTAGACACAGACCGGACTTTGATGTGTCCATACCTCTGTTTGGCAAACAACATCCGGAACGTGGTGGAGAATCCGGTCAAgcgttagaaaataattttcccaataataaaaaatatgtggcAGCTTTTAAGGGAAAACGATATGTACATGGCATTGGATCTGAGACGAGAAATGCTCTCTATCATCTGCACAATGGGAAAGATTTGGTGTTTGTTACGACTTGCCGTCACGGGAAGGCCTGGAGGGAATTGCAGGATGAACACTGTCAGCAAGATAATCAGGAGTATGATAC aTACgactatgaaattttattaatgaatgcTACATTTTGTCTGgttccgcgaggacgacgattAGGTAGCTTTCGGTTCCTAGAAGCTCTGAGATCAGGATGTATTCCAGTTATTTTAAGTAACGGTTGGGCTCTACCCTTTCATGAGCGTATCGATTGGACCCAGGCTGTAATATTCTCTGATGAAAGATTATTACTCCAA ATTCCAGATATATTAAGATCTGTGTCCAATGTACAAATTCTTAAAGTACGACAGCAAACACAATTTTTATGGGAGagatatttttcttctattgaaaaaattgtgttcACCGTGTTCGAG AATATTCGCGAGCGTTTGCCATGGGAAGGTGCACGGGAAAGAATCGTTTGGAATACCAATCCCGGAGCGTTGGCAATTTTACCGCAATTCGCTGATAGCCAGCACGAACTTCCCTTTTCAAACAGTAATCCTGGTAATACTTTCACTGCCATAATCTATTCACAATTGGGATCCACCGCCGTACTTTATCGTTTACTTAGGAGTCTCGCGAAAAGCAAATATCTAGATAAG ATAATACTTATGTGGAACTCGGACATTCCGGTGCCAAGAAAACCACGTTGGCAAGGTATCAGAGCGTCAATCCATGTTGTCGCGGTTGACGGCATATCTCAACGTTTTTATCCTCATCCGTTAATCAAAACTAGTGCCATATTGTCGCTCGACGAGGACGCCACACTAAATACCGATGAGATTGACTTCGCTTTTACGGTTTGGCGATCATTTCCCGATCGAATAGTAGGTTATCCAGCGAGGTCGCACTATTGGGATGATTCAAAG CGTTCCTGGGGTTATACCAGTAAATGGACAAACGACTATAGTATCATTCTCACCGGTGCCGCTTTTTACCACCGTTATTATAATACTCTGTATACCGAGTTGTTAAGCTCGACCCTCCACAAAACTGTGGAGCAATCGCAGAACTGCGAGGATATACTCATGAACTTCCTGGTGAGTCACGTAACTCGAAGGCCGCCCATCAAAGTGACGCAGCGAAAGCTGTACAAAGATACAACGGTAGCCGGAATTAG ATCGCCATGGAATGACCCGGATCATTTTATACAGCGGCAAACTTGCATGAATACATTTGTCGCTGTCTTCGGATATATGCCACTGTTGCGATCTAATATGCGACTGGATCCCGTTCTGTTCAAAGATTCCGTGAGCAATTTGCGCAAGAAGTATAGGCAAATTGAACTAGTTAGTAATTAG